The Paraburkholderia caffeinilytica genome segment CGCAAGATTTACCGCTCGACGCGATCGCAGCAGCCAAAGTCATCCACCTGTCCGGCATCAGTCTCGCGATCAGCGTGAGCGCCTGCGATGCGGCATTGGCGGCGATCGGGCATGCGCGAGCGAACGGCGTGCGCGTGAGCTTCGACACCAATCTGCGCTTGAAGCTCTGGCCGCTGGCAAGAGCGCGCGCGGTGATGCTCGAAGCCATCCGTCAAACCGACATCTGTCTGCCGAGCTGGGACGACGTCACTGAACTCACCGGCCTGACGGGCCGCGACGAGATCGTCGATTTCCTGCTGTCGCACGGTCCGCGTGTCGTGGCGCTCAAGCTCGGCAAGGAAGGCTCGTACATCGCCACGCCGGACGAGCGGCGCGTCGTGCCGGGCCACGTCGTCAACGCGGTCGATGCGACCGGCGCCGGGGATTGCTTCGGCGGCGCGTTCATCGCGCGGATCGTCGCGGGTGACGATCCGTTTCAAGCGGCGCGGTATGCGAACGTTGCCGCGGCACTGTCCACGCAAGGTTACGGCGCAGTTGCGCCGATCCCTTCGCGGGCGACGGTCGAACACATCCTGCCAGGCTGACGGCAACGCGCTGCAAGGCGCACCCCGCAGCCCGCCAGGGCAAGATTATCCTGAGAGACTAAAGAGGAGCGGGCGATGCAACGAGACGTAGTGGTGGTAGGCGGCGTACGTACGGCGATCGGCGGTTTTGGCGGCAGCCTGAAGGATTTTCCGCCGACGGATCTGGGCGCGCGTGTCGTGCGTGAAGCGCTGGCGCGCGCAAATGTGTCGGGCGACGAAGTGGGCCATGTGGTGTTCGGCAACGTCGTGCATACCGAACCGAAAGACATGTATCTGGCCCGCGTGGCCGCGATCAACGGCGGCGTCGCGCAACATGCGCCTGCGTTGACCGTCAACCGTCTGTGCGGCTCGGGCTTGCAGGCCATCGTCTCGGCCGCGCAAAGCGTGCTGCTCGGCGATGCCGACATCGCGATCGGCGGCGGTGCGGAAAACATGAGCCGCGCGCCGTATTCCATGCCGGCCGCGCGCTTCGGTCAGCGCATGGGCGACGCGCGCCTCGTCGACATGATGGTCGGCGCGCTGAACGACCCGTTCCAGTCGATCCATATGGGCGTGACCGCCGAGAACGTCGCCCGCAAATACGAAATTTCGCGCGAAACGCAGGACGCGCTCGCGCTCGAATCGCATCGCCGTGCGGCCAATGCGATCACGAACGGCTACTTCAAGGACCAGATCCTGCCGATCACCATTCCGTCGAAGAAAGGCGACGTCGTGTTCGATACGGATGAGCACACGCGGATGAACGCGACGGCCGAAGACTTCTCCAAGTTGAAGCCGGTGTTCGCGAAGGAGAACGGCACGGTGACGGCCGGCAACGCGTCGGGCATCAACGACGCCGCCGCGGCGGTCGTGCTGATGGAGCGCGGTGTCGCTGAAAAGCGTGGCATCAAGCCGCTGGCGCGGCTGGTTTCGTACGCGCATGCGGGTGTCGATCCGGCCTACATGGGTATCGGTCCGGTGCCGGCAACGCGCAAGGCACTCGAGCGCGCCGGCCTGACGGTCGCCGATCTGGATGTGATCGAAGCGAACGAAGCGTTTGCCGCTCAGGCGTGCGCGGTGAGCAAGGAGCTCGGCCTCGATCCGGCCAAGGTCAATCCGAACGGCTCGGGTATTTCGCTCGGCCACCCCATCGGCGCAACCGGCGCCCTGATCACCGTCAAGGCGTTGTATGAGTTGCAGCGGGTTGGCGGCCGCTACGCGCTGGTGACGATGTGTATCGGCGGCGGGCAGGGCATCGCGGCGATCTTCGAGCGGATCTGAGTTCGGCGCTGAGGCCGAGGCTGAGGCGGGGCGACGCAAGGGGGCTTTTCCCCGCCGAACGAGGCCCTTGGGCATGCGGTTGGCAAACTGGTATCGAGCAGTAACAGGCAACAAGGAAAGAGCGGATGCAGGAATCGAATGCGATGAAGGGTGCGACGCGTCGGCGCGGTCGGGCGGTCCTCGAATCCCCCAAGGGGATTTTTTCTGGGGCGGGGGACTTCCTCCGGAGCGTAGTGAGCGTGGCCGCATTGCTGTGCGCCGGCGCCGGGGCGCTGCTGCCCGTGCAGGCATGGGCGCAAAGCGACGCGGTGAAGGAGCTGGCGGCGCCCCCGCCGATTCAATTGCCGCTCAAGCCGAGCCCCGAATTCGCGAAGTTTCCGCGCTATGCCGGCATGCTGGGCTCGCGTCAGATCGTGCTGCGACTCGGCGCGAAAACCGACGACCCGGCCGGCGTGCACGGCGAATACCAGTACGCCGATACCGGTGAGGTGATCCTGATTGCGGGTGACCGCGACGGCGACACGCTCGAAGTCGAGGAGTCGAACGACGGCACGCATATCACCGGCAACTGGGTGGGCAAGTTTGCCGCTGACGGTTCGGTGGCGGGCGACCGGATGAACGTCGACGATTCCGACCCGCAGCCGTTCGATCTGAAGCCACTGGCGGCGGGACAGGCTGTGCCGGCGGCCTCTGCGGGTGCCGGTGCAGGCGCGGCGGCCAGCAAGCCGGCGGTCGCCCCGCAGTCGTCCGCCGGCGGGGCAGCAGCGCCGGCCTCGGCGACAAGCAGTGGTCAAGCGGTTGGCGGCGTGAGCAACCTGCAAATCGGCGAGTAACGTCTATCTACACCATGACTCAATCCAAACTCAAACGCAGCCTGCAAACCCGCGTCGTGCGTCACGAAGACCAGCTCACGCCGGGCTTCGAGTCGTTCTCGACGCCGGTTACGCGCGCTTCGACCGTCGTGTTCCCCGATCTGGCGACGATGCGCGCGCTCGACTGGAAAAACGACGCGCAATGGCGCTACGGCCTGCACGCCACGCCGACTTCGCTCGCGTTGGCGCAGCGGCTTGCCACCATCGAAGGTGGCAACCATGCGTTGTTGCAGCCGTCGGGGTTGTCGTCGATTTCGAACGTGTACTTCGGCCTCGTGAAGGCCGGCGACGACGTGCTGATTCCCGATAACGTCTACTCGCCGAACCGCGATCACGGCGACTGGCTGGCACGCGATTTCGACATCACCGCGCGCTACTACGATCCGATGATCGGCGCGGGTATCGCGGATCTGATCCAGCCGAATACGCGTTTGATCTGGCTCGAAGCCCCCGGTTCGGTCACGATGGAAGTGCCCGATATACCCGCTATCACGGCGGTGGCGCGCGCGCGAAACGTCGTCACGGCGATCGACAACACCTGGTCGGCCGGGCTCGGTTTCCGGCCATTCGACCACGGTGTCGATATCTCCGTGCAGGCATTGACCAAGTACCAGTCTGGCGGTGGCGATGTGCTGATGGGCGCGACGATTACCGTCGATCGCGAGTTGCATGTGAAGCTGAAGGCGGCGCGCATGCGCATGGGTATCGGCGTATCGTCGGACGACTGTTCGCTGATCCTGCGCAGTCTGCCGACCATGCGGCTGCGCTTCGAACAACATGACCGCGCGGCGCTCAGCCTTGCCACATGGCTGAAGACGCGTCCGGAAATTGCCGCGGTCCTGCACCCGGCGTTGCCCGACTGTCCAGGGCATGAGTTTTTCAAGCGCGACTTTACCGGCGCGGGTGGGCTGTTCTCCGTCGTGTTCGACGCACGTTACAGCGCCGCGCAAATCGATACGTTCTGCGAGTCGCTCGAGCTGTTTTCGCTGGGCTGGAGCTGGGGCGGAGCGCATAGCCTCGCGATGCCGTACGACGTCGCCTCGATGCGCACGGAAGGTCAATGGCCGTATCGCGGTACGTTGGTGCGGTTCTATATCGGTCTGGAAGAAGAAGCCGATCTGCGCGCGGATATCGAGCAGTGTCTGGAAGCGCTGGGTTAAGCGCCTGAGCTGGATTGCCGAAGGTCTGGAAAGCCCATCGTGACGAGTTCACGATGGGCTTTTTGTTTTGTCAATATAGCCAGTAAGCCTAACCATTCGGCTGAATGGTCGACGCCGGATCTCGACGCTACGATGGTGCGCATCATGACTAACGATCAACGCACAATGGTGAGCTTCGATGAATCTGTTTTTCTGGACATTGCTGAATCTTGGCGTGCCGATTGCCGGCCCGATCTTTACGCTAGCGCTCGTCGCACCCACGCACGGCTGGCGCGTCGCGAAGACGTTGATCGCCGCATCGGTGAAAGACGGCCAACTGCTCTGGTGTGCGATCGGGCTGTGTGCGGCTGCGGTCTATGAGGCAGTGACCGCGCTGGAGCGGGGAAGTGGCGTGGTAGCGACCCTGGAGTCTGCCATTGTTGGATTCTGCATGCTGGCGTTTTCCTGTTCCATTGTCGTGATGTCGGCCCTTGTCAATACCCATCGCGAGCGGGCGGCCCCCATCGCCAGCAATGGGCAGACACCGTTCGTTGCAGGTTCATTGTCGCCCGTGGCAATCGGCGCTTCGATTTTTACAACATCCGTCGCTGCAGTTCTATTTGCAATCCTACACGTGTGCTTGATTTAGTTTTTTTAGATAGCACAGCAATTATACTGACTAGCTTAAGGAGGCGCTCATGAACAAACTATTTACGTTTCTGGAATCTGACGAAAATTTCGCTCGCGTTGTGAAGTGGTCGAACGTCGTGACAGGCGCCGTTGCGGTCTACATGTCCGTGGTGTTCCTGATAACCTTTCTGAACAAATAGCGCTCATGTTTGCGCTGGCCGCCATTGCGTCGGCCAGCGCAGGTTGAACTTCAGAACAATCGCAGCAACCCATCCAGCCCAACGTGGTTGAACGCCACGCTGGCTGCTTCGCGCACTACCGGCTTCGCGCGGAATGCTACGGAGAGTCCCGCCGCGGCCATCATTTTCAAATCGTTCGAACCATCGCCCATGGCAATCGCGCGGGTCGGCTCGATACCCAGGTGGGCGCAGGTCTCGCGCAACGTGCGGGCTTTCACGTCGGCGTTGACGATCTCGCCAACTACGTTGCCGGTCAACTTTCCATCCACGATTTCGAGCGTGTTCGCGCGCGTGAAATCGAGGCCAAGCCGGGCTTTCAGTTTTTCAGTGAAGAACGTGAATCCGCCGGATACAAGCAGTGTTTTCAATCCCGCCGCTTGCGCGGCGGCCAGCATTCGTTCGGCGCCCGGCGAGAGTTGCAGCCGCTCTTCATAAACGCGTTCAAGCGCGCTGGCGTCGAGTCCCTTGAGCAGTGCCACGCGGCGCGTCAGACTCTCGTTGAAGTCCTTGATTTCGCCGCGCATCGACGCTTCGGTGATTGCGGCGACTTCTGCTTTCAGCCCGCAGAAGTCGGCGATTTCATCGATGCACTCGATCGTGATCAGCGTCGAATCCATGTCCATCGCGACGAGGCCGAAGTCACGCAACTGGCGGCCGGGTTCGACAAACGCGTAGTCCAGTTCATGCGTGCCGCAATAGACCTCGAGGTCGGCGCGCTGCGCAATGTTCGCGTCGGCGATGCGAATCGCGTTCGCGTCGATGATAGCGGCGTGCGAACCGCGCGCGAGCGCGACGAGCGTTTTGTGGTGGTCGGCGGAGAGGGGCGCGGTGCTTTGGATGACGAGGTTCATGGACGACGCATTGACGCGGAAAAGGACGGGCGCACGACGCGCGCGGAAAATTCCATCATTGTAACGGTTCGGCGCCACGCGTCCTGAAGAGGGGCAAACGGCAAACGGCCCCCGCCCACGAATCCAACATGCTTCCCCACGCGTAATCCGCTCGGCAATCCACCGTGCAACCATCGAGCGCCCGCGTCATACTGGCGCTTCGAACGACGCCCCGCAGCCACGGAGTCCGTCGAGTCCGCCGCGCCCATGCTGTGGGCGGCACACCGGACACGGCATGCATTGGCACATGCGACGGGGCGCACCACCACGGAGACAAGCAATGACCCCCGCGACCGCCAGCGACGCGTCCATCCTTGCGCGCGACTTCGATCTGCGCCAGCTGAGCCCCGCGTTCCATGCCGATCCGTACCCGGTCTACCACGCGCTGCGCGCTCATGAACCGGTCAAACGCATGCCGGACGGCTCGCTGTTCCTGACGCGTTTTCGCGATGTGCAGGCGGTCTACCGCGACCCGAAGACCTTCAGTTCCGACAAAACCGTCGAATTCAAGCCGAAGTACGGCGACTCGCCGCTCTACAGCCATCACACCACCAGTCTGGTTTTCAACGACCCGCCGCGTCACACGCGGGTGCGCAAGCTGATCGCCGGCGCGCTGACGGCGCGAGCGATCGCGGCCATGGAGCCTGGCTTGATCCGCCTCGTCGATGGCTTGCTCGATGCCGCCGCCGCGCGTGGCCGCATCGATCTGATCGATGCGTTTGCGTCGGCGATCCCAGTCGAGATCATCGGCAATTTGCTGGACGTGCCGCACGCTGAGCGCGCGCCTTTGCGCGACTGGTCGTTGGCGATACTCGGCGCGCTGGAGCCGTCGCTGAGCGCCGCGCAACTCGAACGGGGCAACCGAGCGGTCAGTGAATTCGCCGACTATTTGCGCGATCTGGTGGCGCGGCGCCGGCGCGATCCCGGCGATCCGCAGCACGATGTGCTGACGCGCCTGATCCAAGGCGAGCTGGGAGAGCTGAGCGGCGAGCAGTTGTCGGAAACGGAGCTGCTGCAAAACTGCATCTTCATCCTGAACGCCGGGCATGAGACCACCACGAATCTGATCGGCAACGGCCTCGTTACGCTCGCTGCCTGGCCGGAGCAGCGCGCCGCGTTACTGCGCGAACCGTCGCTGATCGAATCGGCGGTCGAAGAGTGTTTGCGGTTCGAGAGTTCGAATCAGCTGGGCAACCGGATGGCAACCGTCGACACGCAGATCGGCGGCGTCGCGATGGCACGCGGTACGCCCGTCACGCTGTGCATCGGCGCGGCCAATCGCGACCCGGAGCAGTTCGCGGAACCGGACCGTTTCGATATCCGCCGCGATCCGAACCGGCATCTGGCGTTCGGCTTCGGCATTCACCAGTGCGCGGGGTTGTCGCTCGCGCGACTCGAGGCGCGCATCGCCATAGGGCGCTTCGTGCAGCGCTTTCCGGCGTACCGGCTCGACGGCGAACCAACGCGCGGCGGACGGGTGCGATTTCGCGGCTTTGCAGAAGTCCCGGTCGAGGTCGAGCCGGCTCATTCCGGTTCAGCGTCCCAATAAGGCGGATCGCCGAAATGCGCGCCGAGGAACTCGATGAAGGCGAGCGTCTTCGGCGGCACGAACGCACGGCTCGGATAGACCGCCCAGATCGCCACCTGCTCCGCGAGCGGGTAGGTGTCGAGCACGCTCACGAGCTCGCCGCTGCGCAGATACGGCGCTACGTCCCAGGTCGACTTGAGCGCGATGCCGAAACCGGCCAGCAAGGCGTCGCGGATGACTTCGCCGTTGTCGACGACGAGGCGTCCGCTCACGCGCACCGTGAGTGGTCCGGCCGGCGTCACGAATGCCCAGTCGCGCTGGTCTGACAGGATGATGCACTCGTGCTGGGCGAGGTCCGAAGGATGGTGCGGCGTGCCACGCGTGGCGAGATACGCGGGCGCCGCGCACAGCACGCGACGGTTCACGGCCAGGCGCCGCGCCACCAGCGACGAATCCTTGAGCACGCCGACGCGGATCGCCACGTCGATACCCGCGTCGACCAGATCGACCATCTGATCCGTCAGCCGCAAATCGACGCTCACGCCGGGATAGCGCCGCAGAAATTCGCTGATTACGGGTGACACGTGCTGACGCCCGAACGACGACGGCATCGACACCCGCAAGCGTCCCTGCGGCTCGGCCTGCGCGCGGCCTACCGAGGCGCGTGCGGCATCGGCCGCGTCGAGCAGCGCCCGGGCACGTGCCATGAACACCTCGCCGTCCTGCGTGAGACTGATGCGGCGGGTGGTCCGATGCAGCAGACGCGCGCCGAGGAGCCTTTCCAGCTGTGCGATGCGCGAACTCGCCACCGCCGCCGACAGGCCGAATTCGCGCCCGGCCGCCGATACATTCGCGAGCAGGGCGGCCCGCACGAACAGGGCGACGTCGAGCAGATCGAGTCGTTCCCGGTCGCCGGACGAGGGTTTCAAAGCAGGTTCCACAGAATCGGCAGGATGGCTCATTCTTCTGAAATTCAAAAAGATGTTTCAGCCATTATGATGGTTTTTTGAGAATAAGAACCCCCTTAGGATGACGTCAATGCGGTCGATATCCCCTCACGGCGCCAAGCGCCGCCGGTACCGATCGCCGGTTTCCCCAACCTCATCCGAAAGAACAGGAGCTGTGATGAAAGCCGTAGGTCTCTATCGTTACTTGCCGATCGATCATGCCGAGTCCCTGGTCGACGTCGACATTCCCAAACCCGAAGCCACCGGCCGCGATCTGCTGGTGAAGGTCGAAGCCATCTCCGTCAATCCGGTCGACACCAAGGTGCGCGCCCCGAAAGACACGGTCGAGAAAGCGCCGCGGGTGCTCGGCTGGGACGCCGCCGGCACGGTGGTGGCGGTCGGCCCGGACGTCACGCTGTTCAAGGTCGGCGACCCGGTTTTCTATGCGGGCAGCATCAACCGACCGGGTGCGAATAGCGAGTTCCATCTGGTCGACGAGCGCATTGCCGGACGCAAGCCGGCGTCGCTCGATTTCACGCACGCGGCCGCCTTGCCGCTGACCGCGATCACCGCCTGGGAGGCGCTCTTCGACCGCCTCGGCGTGTCGCCGCAAGGCGCGGATGAAGGCCGCACGGTACTGATCGTCGGCGGGGCGGGCGGGGTCGGTTCGATCGGCATTCAGCTGGCCAAACGGCTCGCGAAACTCAAAGTGATCGCGACCGCCTCGCGCCCGGAGTCGGCGAAGTGGGCGACGGAGCTGGGCGCGGATCACATCGTCGATCACTTTGGCGATATGCCCGCGCAGTTGAAAAAGCTTGGCATCGACCAGGTCGATTACGTGCTGATCTTCAACGAAACCGACAGGAATTTCCCGGCAGCCGCCGAAGTGATCAAGCCGCAGGGCGCCATCTGCACGATCGTCGAGAACAGCGAGCCGCTGCCCGTCGAACTGTTGAAGGCGAAAAGCGCCGCGTTCCACTGGGAGTTCATGTTCACGCGTTCGATGTTCGGCACGCCCGACATGATCGAACAGCACAAGCTGCTGACCGAGGTGGCGCGTCTGGTCGATGCGGGCACGTTGCGCACGACGGTCGACCAGGATCTCGGCACGATCAACGCCGACAATCTGCGCCGTGCGCATCGACTGCTCGAACAGGGGCGCGCGATCGGCAAGCTGGTGCTGACCGGATTCTAACGGCGCGAAGTTTGGCGTTCCTGTCACGTCGCACGCGCAGAAAGCGCCTCGACGCAAGCGGGTTAACACCCGATTCGTATGAGGCGCGCGCAGCACCGCTTGGCGGTAGACTGGTGGGGCATCATGCTAAATCAGTTGCGCGTCTCGCGGCTCGTCTGGCCGGGCTTCAGCCTGGTGTTATTCAGGCATTGACCAGGCGTTGAGCAGGCGTCGACCGGGAGTCGACCCGGCTCCGGTCAGGCGGTGCATTGGCAGTAGCGCCTGAGCGGACGCGCAGCGGCACAACAACGAGGTGACAGTATGAGCTCCAGCTTCAAACTCTCCGCCGTTTCAGTTGTCGCTTCTCTCGCGTGCGCGCTCGCGCCCGCCATGCTCGTGACGGCGGCACACGCGGCCACGCCGATCACGGTGACGTCGCAATCCGCCCTCGACGGTCCGATCCGTTACACGGTTCGCGTCACGTCGAAACAGTTTGGCAATTCACAGGAAACGCGCACGATCCGCTCCGGCGAATCGGACGACTTCACGTGGAAGACGGTGCCGCCAGGCGGTCCCGTGCCCGCTGCGGACAGCTGCCCGAATTACTCGTCGCTGCCCATCGACACCAACGGCGCGATGATTCGCCAGACGCAGATCCGCTTTGCACCGGTCGTCGCCGGCGACGGCACCGCGTCAGTGCAATTGAGCTTCCAGGCGCAGACGCCGCATGGCGTCAAGACGGTGACGGCCGGCGGCAAAACGCTCAAATGTCCGAACAGCGTGGCCGTCAGCCAGATTCTGCGTTTTACGATGCCGACCAACGGCACCACGAAAACGCTGACGCTCAGTGACGGCACCGAAGTGGCGGTCACCGCGAAACGGTGAGGCTCGCGCGCGAAAGTCGACCGCGAATTTGAGCGTGAGGTTGACTGCAGAGTCGACCGCGAAATTGAGCGATAAGCGTCACGTGACGTCGCGGCGGCGGCGCGGCTATTGGCCGGCGGCAACCAGCCAGTTTCGCGCATGTTTGCCGCACGCCCATCGTGCCGGTGGAGCGGGGCGGCGCGCGACGCTGCGAATGCATCGCGCTGCATAATCGGATTGCTCGATCAGCGGCGCGCCGCGACCCGCTCCACCAGACGCGCCGACAGAAACCGGTGTTCCGCTGAGAAGAGCCGCCGATACGTGAGCAGCACCGCGCCCACCGTCCCCAAGGCCGACGCCGCCGCGATCAGGAACATGATCACGATCTGATAGCGCACCGCCTGCAACGGCGACTGACCGGCCAGCACCTGCCCGGTCATCATGCCGGGCAAACTCACTACGCCGACTACGGCCATCTGATTCAAGGTGGGCATCATGCCCGCACGCACCGCCTGGCGCGCCGGCGCCTGTGCCGCTTCCCAACGGGTCGCGCCGAGCGCGAGCGCCATATCCACGCGGTCGCGCCGCGCGGTCAGTTCCTCGGTCATCCGTTCGATGCCGAGCGACACGCCGGTCAGCGTATTGCCCAGGATCATGCCGAGAATCGGAATGGCGTACTGCGGCTCGTACCAGGGATGAATGCGGATCACGACGAAGAGTCCGACTGCAGCCACCAGCCAGGAACTGACCCAGATCGACAGCACACTGTCCGCACGCTGCCCGGCGTACGTCCGGCTGCCGCGCTGCGCACCCGCGAAGCCGGCAATCAGGGTCATCACGATCATCAACGGCAGCACCACGAACCAGTGGTCATAGCGAAACACCCAGCCGAGCACGTAGCCGATCGCCAGCAATTGCACGATGGTGCGTACCGCCGCCCACACGAGGTTGCGTTCGAGATCGAGCTTGAGCGCCACCGACACCACGCCGTTCACCACGATCAGCAACGCGGCGATCGCGACGTCCCAGAGACTCAGGTTCTGCAATGTCATGGGTCGAGCTCCTCCTGATGCGTGAGCGTCACTGGGGATTCGTCGAGTACGCCGGCGCGCATCGTGAGGTGCCGCGCGCTCATGCGCGCCGCTTGTGCCGGATCGTGCGACACCCACATCGACGCATGCCGGCCGGGATCGGCCGCGAACCATGCGTGCACCAGCGCCTCGATCGCGCGTGACGATTCCGGGTCGAGCGAAGCGGTCGGTTCATCCAGCAGCAGCACTTCGGGCGCGAGTTGCAGAACGCGAATCAGCGCCGTGATCTGCGCTTCTCCGCCGGACAACTCGCTCGCGCGCTTGTCGAGAAAATCGCCACCGCGGCCGGCCTGGGCGGCGAGGTTCGCCGCGCGTGCGCGATCGAAGCGCACGTCGCGATAGGCCCGTAATTCGAACGGATAGCGCAGATTGTCTTCGACGTTGCCGTCGAGCAGCGCGGGCCGCTGCCGGATATAGGCGACGTTGCGCCGGTAACGTGGAATCGCGGCACGCTCGACCGCCGCGCCGTGCCACATGATGCGTCCGGCATCGAGCGGATCGAGCAGGGCGAGGGCGCGCAGAAATACGCTCTTGCCCGAGCCCGACGGCCCGGTGACCGCGACCCGGTCGCCGGCGCGCAGGGCGAAGGTCGTTGGCTGCAGCAGCGTTTGCCCGCGCAAGGCATCGCGCCGGGCGATGCCGTCGGCGAAGACGAAGGGGACATCGGTCATGAATGGATCGTGGTGGATTTTTGCGTGGATTCGGCGGCTGCCATGACATTCCCTTACGTTTTCGTGGAAGGGAAACCTGTGCCCGAACGGTGCGGCATGATAAAACGACCCCTATTAAACAATATTACCAGGCACGATACGTGCTGTTCTCTATGCACAACGAAGAACAAAGGCGGAGCTTCTCAATGGCAGTGTCGAGCACGATTGGAAGACGGATAGGAAAAATCATCGCATGGCTGGTGGCGATCATCGTCATTCTGATTGTCGCGCTGGCAATTTTTATTCTGACCTTTGACTGGAACCGGGCTCGCCCCTACATCGACGACAAGGTTACGCAGGCGATCGGCCGGCCGTTCGCCATCAACGGCGATCTGAAAGTCGGGTGGCGGCATCCGGTTGGCGAGACCGGCTGGCGTGGCTGGGTGCCCTGGCCGCGTTTTTCGGCGGCCAATATCACGGTAGGCAATCCCGCTTGGGCCAAACAGCCCCACTTCGCGACGCTCGACGAAATCGACTTCCAGGTCAAGGTGTTGCCGCTGCTCGCGCACGACATCGTGATTCCCGCGATCAATCTCGTGAATCCGTCGGTCGACCTCGAGCGACTGCTCGACGGGCGCGACAACTGGACCTTCAAACTGGCGTCTTCCGGCGGGCCTTCCGAATGGAAGCTCGATCTGCACGACATCGCGTTTGCCAAAGGCAATATCGCCCTGTCCGATCAGCAGAAGAAGGTCGAGATGCAGATGGCCATCGATACGCTCGGCCAGCCGATTCCAATCGGCGAGGCGATGAAGCAGCAGGAGGCGGCGTCGCGC includes the following:
- a CDS encoding sugar kinase, with the translated sequence MTVSIAGTPEGRTPAAAQAPDARRPEARRPDARRPEARRPQILALGEAMIEFNQSVKDQPNYLQGFGGDTSNFCIAAARQGAKTGFVSAVGSDHFGRLLIDLWEREQVDTSLVRVDPHAPTGVYFVSHGPAGHAFDYLRAGSAASRYAPQDLPLDAIAAAKVIHLSGISLAISVSACDAALAAIGHARANGVRVSFDTNLRLKLWPLARARAVMLEAIRQTDICLPSWDDVTELTGLTGRDEIVDFLLSHGPRVVALKLGKEGSYIATPDERRVVPGHVVNAVDATGAGDCFGGAFIARIVAGDDPFQAARYANVAAALSTQGYGAVAPIPSRATVEHILPG
- the bktB gene encoding beta-ketothiolase BktB; this encodes MQRDVVVVGGVRTAIGGFGGSLKDFPPTDLGARVVREALARANVSGDEVGHVVFGNVVHTEPKDMYLARVAAINGGVAQHAPALTVNRLCGSGLQAIVSAAQSVLLGDADIAIGGGAENMSRAPYSMPAARFGQRMGDARLVDMMVGALNDPFQSIHMGVTAENVARKYEISRETQDALALESHRRAANAITNGYFKDQILPITIPSKKGDVVFDTDEHTRMNATAEDFSKLKPVFAKENGTVTAGNASGINDAAAAVVLMERGVAEKRGIKPLARLVSYAHAGVDPAYMGIGPVPATRKALERAGLTVADLDVIEANEAFAAQACAVSKELGLDPAKVNPNGSGISLGHPIGATGALITVKALYELQRVGGRYALVTMCIGGGQGIAAIFERI
- a CDS encoding cystathionine beta-lyase, encoding MTQSKLKRSLQTRVVRHEDQLTPGFESFSTPVTRASTVVFPDLATMRALDWKNDAQWRYGLHATPTSLALAQRLATIEGGNHALLQPSGLSSISNVYFGLVKAGDDVLIPDNVYSPNRDHGDWLARDFDITARYYDPMIGAGIADLIQPNTRLIWLEAPGSVTMEVPDIPAITAVARARNVVTAIDNTWSAGLGFRPFDHGVDISVQALTKYQSGGGDVLMGATITVDRELHVKLKAARMRMGIGVSSDDCSLILRSLPTMRLRFEQHDRAALSLATWLKTRPEIAAVLHPALPDCPGHEFFKRDFTGAGGLFSVVFDARYSAAQIDTFCESLELFSLGWSWGGAHSLAMPYDVASMRTEGQWPYRGTLVRFYIGLEEEADLRADIEQCLEALG
- the serB gene encoding phosphoserine phosphatase SerB, producing MNLVIQSTAPLSADHHKTLVALARGSHAAIIDANAIRIADANIAQRADLEVYCGTHELDYAFVEPGRQLRDFGLVAMDMDSTLITIECIDEIADFCGLKAEVAAITEASMRGEIKDFNESLTRRVALLKGLDASALERVYEERLQLSPGAERMLAAAQAAGLKTLLVSGGFTFFTEKLKARLGLDFTRANTLEIVDGKLTGNVVGEIVNADVKARTLRETCAHLGIEPTRAIAMGDGSNDLKMMAAAGLSVAFRAKPVVREAASVAFNHVGLDGLLRLF
- a CDS encoding cytochrome P450, which produces MTPATASDASILARDFDLRQLSPAFHADPYPVYHALRAHEPVKRMPDGSLFLTRFRDVQAVYRDPKTFSSDKTVEFKPKYGDSPLYSHHTTSLVFNDPPRHTRVRKLIAGALTARAIAAMEPGLIRLVDGLLDAAAARGRIDLIDAFASAIPVEIIGNLLDVPHAERAPLRDWSLAILGALEPSLSAAQLERGNRAVSEFADYLRDLVARRRRDPGDPQHDVLTRLIQGELGELSGEQLSETELLQNCIFILNAGHETTTNLIGNGLVTLAAWPEQRAALLREPSLIESAVEECLRFESSNQLGNRMATVDTQIGGVAMARGTPVTLCIGAANRDPEQFAEPDRFDIRRDPNRHLAFGFGIHQCAGLSLARLEARIAIGRFVQRFPAYRLDGEPTRGGRVRFRGFAEVPVEVEPAHSGSASQ
- a CDS encoding LysR family transcriptional regulator — its product is MSHPADSVEPALKPSSGDRERLDLLDVALFVRAALLANVSAAGREFGLSAAVASSRIAQLERLLGARLLHRTTRRISLTQDGEVFMARARALLDAADAARASVGRAQAEPQGRLRVSMPSSFGRQHVSPVISEFLRRYPGVSVDLRLTDQMVDLVDAGIDVAIRVGVLKDSSLVARRLAVNRRVLCAAPAYLATRGTPHHPSDLAQHECIILSDQRDWAFVTPAGPLTVRVSGRLVVDNGEVIRDALLAGFGIALKSTWDVAPYLRSGELVSVLDTYPLAEQVAIWAVYPSRAFVPPKTLAFIEFLGAHFGDPPYWDAEPE
- a CDS encoding zinc-binding alcohol dehydrogenase family protein encodes the protein MKAVGLYRYLPIDHAESLVDVDIPKPEATGRDLLVKVEAISVNPVDTKVRAPKDTVEKAPRVLGWDAAGTVVAVGPDVTLFKVGDPVFYAGSINRPGANSEFHLVDERIAGRKPASLDFTHAAALPLTAITAWEALFDRLGVSPQGADEGRTVLIVGGAGGVGSIGIQLAKRLAKLKVIATASRPESAKWATELGADHIVDHFGDMPAQLKKLGIDQVDYVLIFNETDRNFPAAAEVIKPQGAICTIVENSEPLPVELLKAKSAAFHWEFMFTRSMFGTPDMIEQHKLLTEVARLVDAGTLRTTVDQDLGTINADNLRRAHRLLEQGRAIGKLVLTGF
- a CDS encoding DUF6013 family protein; amino-acid sequence: MSSSFKLSAVSVVASLACALAPAMLVTAAHAATPITVTSQSALDGPIRYTVRVTSKQFGNSQETRTIRSGESDDFTWKTVPPGGPVPAADSCPNYSSLPIDTNGAMIRQTQIRFAPVVAGDGTASVQLSFQAQTPHGVKTVTAGGKTLKCPNSVAVSQILRFTMPTNGTTKTLTLSDGTEVAVTAKR